In Paenarthrobacter sp. GOM3, a single window of DNA contains:
- a CDS encoding thiazole synthase, whose translation MTTTSTAPSTDALVIDGVDFGSRLIMGTGGAPSLDGLGAALLASGTELTTVAMRRYSPAETGSLFQLLVDHNIRVLPNTAGCFTAKDAVMTAELAREALETDWVKLEVIADEHTLLPDAVELVEATEQLVNRGFKVFAYTNDDPVLALRLENLGATAVMPLGSPIGTGLGILNPHNIELIVSRASVPVVLDAGIGTASDAALAMELGCDAVLLATAVTRAQNPVQMGEAFKHAVIAGRLAKKAGRIPRREHALASSAMEGRAEFL comes from the coding sequence ATGACCACAACAAGCACTGCCCCCAGCACCGACGCCTTGGTGATCGACGGCGTCGACTTTGGTTCGCGACTGATCATGGGAACCGGGGGTGCCCCGAGCCTGGACGGTTTGGGCGCTGCGCTCCTGGCCTCGGGTACGGAGTTGACCACCGTTGCCATGCGGCGCTATTCCCCGGCCGAAACAGGGTCACTCTTCCAGCTCCTGGTGGACCACAACATCCGGGTGTTGCCCAACACGGCGGGCTGCTTCACAGCGAAGGACGCCGTGATGACGGCCGAACTTGCCCGTGAGGCGCTGGAGACCGATTGGGTGAAGCTGGAAGTCATCGCGGACGAGCACACACTCCTGCCCGATGCCGTGGAACTCGTGGAAGCCACAGAGCAGCTGGTGAACCGCGGATTCAAGGTCTTCGCTTACACCAATGACGACCCCGTCCTTGCCCTGCGGCTGGAAAACCTGGGCGCCACCGCGGTGATGCCCCTTGGCTCACCCATCGGCACGGGCCTGGGCATCCTGAACCCGCACAACATTGAGCTGATCGTGTCACGGGCGTCGGTGCCCGTGGTTCTCGACGCCGGGATCGGAACCGCTTCCGATGCGGCGCTGGCTATGGAACTTGGCTGCGACGCCGTCCTCCTGGCCACCGCCGTGACGCGCGCGCAGAACCCGGTGCAAATGGGAGAAGCCTTCAAACACGCCGTCATAGCCGGCCGCTTGGCTAAAAAGGCGGGCCGGATTCCCCGGCGGGAACACGCTCTGGCGTCCTCCGCCATGGAGGGACGGGCCGAGTTCCTTTAG
- the thiS gene encoding sulfur carrier protein ThiS, producing the protein MNIKLNGSDHAVADDASVSTLVTAITGRVLDHRGQAADGGKLGVAVARNSEVVPRSQWAATALADGDELELVTAVQGG; encoded by the coding sequence ATGAACATCAAACTCAATGGATCCGACCATGCAGTGGCCGATGACGCCTCTGTCAGCACGCTCGTCACCGCCATCACAGGCCGCGTCCTGGACCACCGCGGACAGGCGGCCGACGGCGGCAAGCTGGGTGTCGCCGTCGCGCGCAATTCCGAGGTGGTGCCACGCAGCCAGTGGGCGGCAACAGCGCTCGCCGACGGCGATGAACTCGAACTCGTTACCGCAGTCCAGGGAGGCTGA
- the thiO gene encoding glycine oxidase ThiO, producing the protein MADAIHADVAIIGGGIIGLGIAHQARRLGRSVVLIDPHPASGATFAAAGMLAPVSELHYQEEDLLELMVESSRLWPSFVATLTGGGDAAGYRTTPTLAVGADAADRRALADLRAVQKAAGLGVEPLALRDAREREPLLSPQISCAFDIPADHQVDPRRLADCLLAGLAAHSPDDPTWVTGVNNGFALEALAERVLWDEGRVAGVELDSRVSVVAAETVVANGLGAAGLKGLPEGLTLPLRPVYGDILRLRVPESLQPLVTSTVRGIVRGVPVYVVPRDDGTVVIGATQREDGLSTASNAVSAGGVYQLLRDAQVLVPAVAELELLEVTARARPGTPDNAPLLGRVAGTKGDIEGLVVATGFFRHGVLLTPVAARIVGELINGSADPRWAPFRPDRFTASAPDPRNFIPAHVRSKETA; encoded by the coding sequence ATGGCAGACGCCATTCATGCAGATGTGGCCATCATCGGCGGCGGCATCATCGGATTGGGCATCGCCCACCAGGCGCGCAGGCTGGGCCGCTCAGTCGTCCTCATCGACCCCCACCCCGCCAGCGGCGCAACCTTCGCAGCTGCCGGGATGTTGGCACCCGTCAGTGAACTGCACTACCAGGAAGAAGATCTCCTGGAACTCATGGTCGAATCCTCGCGGCTGTGGCCGTCTTTTGTCGCCACACTCACCGGAGGCGGGGACGCCGCCGGATATCGCACGACGCCGACCCTCGCCGTGGGTGCCGACGCCGCCGACCGACGGGCGCTCGCAGACCTCCGCGCGGTACAGAAGGCTGCCGGCCTGGGCGTGGAACCCCTGGCCCTTCGGGACGCGAGGGAGCGTGAACCACTGCTCAGTCCACAAATTTCCTGCGCCTTCGACATCCCCGCCGACCACCAGGTGGACCCGCGCAGGCTCGCGGACTGCCTCCTGGCCGGGCTGGCCGCGCATTCGCCGGACGATCCCACCTGGGTCACGGGGGTGAACAATGGGTTCGCCCTGGAAGCCCTGGCGGAGCGCGTGCTGTGGGACGAGGGGCGGGTTGCAGGAGTCGAACTCGATTCGCGCGTCAGCGTGGTGGCCGCCGAGACCGTGGTCGCCAACGGGCTCGGCGCAGCCGGCTTGAAGGGCCTGCCTGAAGGACTCACGCTTCCCCTGCGGCCGGTGTATGGCGACATCCTCAGGCTTCGGGTTCCGGAAAGCCTGCAACCACTGGTCACCTCCACCGTGCGGGGGATAGTGCGGGGTGTTCCGGTGTACGTCGTCCCCCGCGACGACGGGACGGTGGTGATCGGCGCTACCCAGCGTGAGGACGGACTGTCCACAGCGTCCAATGCCGTCTCGGCCGGTGGCGTGTACCAGCTCCTGCGCGACGCCCAGGTCCTGGTCCCCGCGGTCGCGGAACTGGAACTCCTCGAGGTAACTGCCCGAGCCAGGCCAGGGACGCCGGACAACGCGCCGTTGCTTGGCCGCGTCGCCGGAACCAAGGGCGACATCGAGGGGTTGGTGGTTGCCACCGGGTTCTTCCGTCACGGAGTCCTGCTGACACCGGTAGCCGCAAGGATTGTCGGCGAACTGATCAACGGGTCGGCCGATCCAAGGTGGGCCCCTTTCCGCCCTGATCGCTTTACGGCAAGCGCCCCCGATCCACGGAACTTCATCCCAGCACACGTCCGCAGCAAGGAAACCGCATGA
- the thiE gene encoding thiamine phosphate synthase has product MTQPESLASARLYLCTDARKRQGDFEDFIDAAFEGGVDIIQLRDKSIEAAEELELLAILRSVAERHGRLWAVNDRADIASVSGAPVFHVGQKDLPLTVARTFLPSPAAIGLSTHTPEQVNAAIAASTGDGGLDYFCVGPVWATPTKPGREAIGPDLVTYAAEAMKRADEATGGAVQLPWFAIGGIDLGNVEQVLAAGASRIVVVRAITEAGDPTAAAKSLLQALDSV; this is encoded by the coding sequence ATGACCCAGCCTGAATCCCTCGCCTCAGCCCGACTCTATTTGTGCACCGATGCCCGGAAGCGGCAGGGCGATTTCGAAGACTTCATCGATGCCGCCTTCGAGGGTGGGGTGGACATTATCCAGCTCCGGGACAAGTCGATCGAGGCAGCCGAAGAACTGGAGCTGTTGGCCATCCTGCGCAGTGTGGCCGAGCGGCATGGACGGCTGTGGGCTGTCAACGATCGGGCCGATATTGCCAGTGTTTCCGGGGCTCCTGTGTTCCACGTGGGCCAGAAGGACCTGCCCTTGACGGTTGCCCGGACCTTCCTCCCCTCCCCTGCCGCGATCGGCCTTTCCACGCACACTCCGGAGCAAGTCAATGCTGCCATCGCGGCTTCGACCGGCGACGGTGGCCTGGACTACTTCTGTGTTGGTCCGGTCTGGGCGACACCCACCAAACCGGGGCGCGAAGCAATAGGGCCGGACCTGGTCACATATGCCGCAGAAGCGATGAAGCGTGCAGACGAAGCGACAGGTGGTGCGGTGCAGCTGCCTTGGTTCGCGATCGGTGGCATTGACCTGGGCAACGTGGAACAAGTCCTTGCTGCGGGGGCCAGCAGGATCGTCGTCGTCCGTGCCATCACGGAAGCTGGAGACCCTACGGCGGCGGCCAAGTCGCTGCTGCAGGCATTGGACTCCGTTTAG
- a CDS encoding RNB domain-containing ribonuclease has protein sequence MSHHRIAPNVDDSSDQLAAALAALRTELELPGAYPANAVEEAQRAVAELRLPERDLRDIPFVTIDPATSTDLDQALFIERASDGYKVLYAIADVPSFVAPGGALDAETRQRGQTFYAPDGRIPLHPEVISEHAGSLLAEQDCGAFVWDFVLDAKAEAVTVTVGRATVRSRAKLSYKGVQEQIDDGTAPPVLQLLKEVGLKRVELERLRGGASLNMPEQEIVQATDGGGYRIVAAPSLPVEDWNAQISLMTGMAAAQLMLDGKVGILRTMPAPDERSLQHFKRQTTALGKPWDGRITYGEYLRTLDASDPKQLAILHSAGTLFRGAGYTPFDGEVPADVIQAAIGAPYAHTTAPLRRLIDRFVLVICEALSNGHDIPAWAREALPSLPEIMASSDQLAGRLERAAVDTVEAALVANHIGQEFDAVVISGSKPNGSGNGNGKANGNGNGNGGPYGIVQIAEPAVTARCDGELESGTEVRVRLVKADIASREIRFELLP, from the coding sequence GTGTCACATCATCGGATTGCACCCAACGTCGACGACTCGTCGGACCAGCTCGCAGCGGCCCTCGCAGCACTGCGGACGGAGCTGGAACTCCCAGGCGCCTACCCCGCGAACGCAGTGGAGGAAGCCCAAAGAGCGGTGGCAGAACTGAGGCTGCCGGAACGCGACCTTCGGGACATTCCGTTTGTCACCATCGATCCCGCGACGTCGACAGACCTGGACCAGGCGCTGTTCATAGAGCGCGCCAGCGACGGTTACAAGGTCCTCTATGCGATTGCCGATGTCCCTTCCTTCGTGGCTCCCGGAGGTGCCCTCGACGCGGAGACACGCCAGCGCGGACAGACCTTCTACGCCCCGGATGGTCGGATTCCCTTGCACCCGGAAGTCATCAGCGAACATGCGGGAAGCCTGCTGGCAGAACAGGACTGTGGCGCCTTCGTCTGGGATTTCGTCCTGGACGCGAAGGCCGAAGCGGTGACGGTGACAGTAGGCCGCGCCACCGTGCGCAGCCGGGCCAAGCTAAGTTACAAGGGCGTCCAGGAGCAGATCGACGACGGGACGGCACCGCCCGTACTGCAGCTCCTCAAGGAAGTGGGGTTGAAGCGGGTTGAACTGGAACGCCTCCGCGGCGGCGCGAGCCTGAACATGCCCGAACAGGAGATCGTCCAAGCGACCGACGGCGGCGGCTACAGGATCGTTGCTGCCCCGTCGTTGCCGGTGGAGGACTGGAACGCCCAGATTTCACTGATGACCGGGATGGCGGCGGCCCAGCTGATGCTGGACGGAAAAGTTGGCATCCTGCGCACCATGCCCGCACCGGATGAACGCTCCCTGCAGCACTTCAAGAGGCAGACCACCGCCCTCGGCAAACCATGGGACGGCCGGATTACCTACGGAGAATACCTGCGGACCCTGGACGCATCGGATCCGAAGCAACTCGCCATCCTGCACTCAGCCGGGACCCTGTTCAGGGGTGCCGGCTACACACCCTTCGATGGCGAGGTGCCGGCCGACGTCATCCAGGCAGCCATTGGCGCTCCATATGCGCACACCACGGCGCCTTTGCGCCGCCTGATCGACCGGTTCGTCCTGGTGATCTGCGAGGCATTGAGCAACGGCCACGACATTCCTGCCTGGGCCCGGGAGGCCTTGCCATCCCTGCCCGAGATCATGGCGTCGTCCGACCAGTTGGCTGGCCGCCTCGAACGTGCCGCCGTGGACACGGTGGAGGCGGCGCTGGTCGCCAACCACATCGGCCAGGAGTTCGATGCCGTCGTCATTTCCGGCTCAAAGCCAAACGGATCAGGAAACGGAAATGGCAAGGCCAACGGGAACGGCAACGGGAACGGCGGTCCTTACGGAATCGTCCAAATAGCGGAACCCGCAGTGACCGCCCGTTGCGACGGCGAACTGGAGTCCGGGACCGAAGTCCGTGTCCGGCTCGTCAAGGCTGACATCGCAAGCCGGGAGATTCGGTTTGAACTGCTGCCGTAG
- a CDS encoding DEAD/DEAH box helicase gives MSELHTHEVLTDSTGTETIEPEETIVSDETPHEIEEKSFADYNVRADIVESLADAGITHPFPIQAMTLPVALSGHDIIGQAKTGTGKTLGFGIPALQRVSGRDDAGYEKLAVPGAPQALVIVPTRELAVQVANDLQTASRKRNARIATIYGGRAYEPQIDALQKGVEIVVGTPGRLIDLYKQKHLSLKNVKMVILDEADEMLDLGFLPDVETLIAGTPAVRQTLLFSATMPGPVIAMARRYMTQPTHIRAADPNDEGLTKRDIRQLIYRAHSMDKTEVVARILQARGRGRTIIFTKTKRTAAKVAEELVDRGFAAAAIHGDLGQGAREQALRAFRNNKVDVLVATDVAARGIDVDDVTHVINYQCVEDEKIYLHRVGRTGRAGNKGTAVTFVDWDDMPRWGLINKALGLSVPEPVETYSSSPHLYTDLDIPEGTKGRLPRNKRTLAGVDAEVLEDLGETGKKNSRSGGSDRNGSRDGGRGRDSGRDSGRGRDGDRDGGRGRSGKTDSGESNGEGGRNRTRRRRTSEGEAAPAAVASETGTATDNSEKPARTRRTRTRRRNGEVVSSETAAAQSGSTEA, from the coding sequence GTGAGTGAATTGCATACCCACGAAGTCCTGACGGACTCCACCGGAACTGAAACCATCGAACCCGAGGAAACGATCGTCTCGGACGAGACGCCCCACGAGATCGAAGAAAAGTCGTTCGCGGACTACAACGTCCGTGCCGACATCGTTGAGTCCTTGGCCGACGCCGGAATCACCCACCCGTTCCCCATCCAGGCCATGACCCTCCCGGTCGCCTTGAGCGGCCACGACATCATTGGCCAGGCCAAGACGGGTACCGGCAAGACGCTCGGATTCGGCATTCCTGCGCTTCAGCGGGTCTCTGGCCGCGACGACGCCGGCTATGAGAAGCTCGCCGTCCCCGGTGCACCGCAGGCCCTGGTCATCGTCCCCACCCGCGAACTTGCCGTGCAGGTCGCCAACGATCTCCAGACGGCCTCCCGCAAGCGCAACGCACGCATCGCCACCATCTACGGCGGCCGGGCGTACGAACCCCAAATCGATGCGCTGCAGAAGGGCGTCGAGATCGTAGTGGGCACCCCTGGCCGACTCATCGACCTCTACAAGCAGAAGCACCTGAGCCTGAAGAACGTCAAGATGGTCATTCTTGACGAGGCCGACGAAATGCTGGACCTTGGCTTCCTTCCGGACGTTGAGACCCTGATCGCCGGCACCCCCGCCGTACGACAGACGCTGCTCTTCTCCGCGACCATGCCCGGTCCCGTGATCGCCATGGCCCGCCGCTACATGACGCAGCCCACCCACATCCGTGCAGCAGACCCGAACGATGAGGGCCTGACCAAACGGGACATCCGCCAGCTCATCTACCGTGCGCACAGCATGGACAAGACCGAAGTCGTTGCCCGCATCCTGCAGGCCCGCGGACGTGGCCGGACCATCATCTTCACCAAGACCAAGCGCACCGCCGCTAAGGTCGCCGAGGAACTCGTGGACCGCGGATTCGCGGCTGCAGCCATTCACGGCGACCTCGGCCAGGGCGCCCGCGAACAGGCCCTCCGCGCCTTCCGCAACAACAAAGTGGACGTCCTGGTTGCCACCGACGTCGCCGCCCGTGGCATTGACGTTGATGACGTCACGCACGTGATCAACTACCAGTGCGTGGAAGACGAGAAGATCTACCTGCACCGTGTTGGCCGTACAGGCCGCGCCGGCAACAAGGGCACCGCAGTCACGTTCGTTGACTGGGACGACATGCCCCGCTGGGGACTCATCAACAAGGCCCTGGGACTCAGCGTTCCTGAGCCCGTTGAAACGTACTCCTCCTCGCCGCACCTCTACACCGACCTCGACATTCCCGAGGGCACCAAGGGACGCCTCCCCCGGAACAAGCGGACGCTGGCAGGTGTGGACGCCGAGGTCCTGGAGGACCTGGGTGAGACAGGCAAGAAGAACTCCCGCTCTGGTGGTTCGGACCGCAATGGCTCCCGTGACGGCGGACGTGGCCGCGACAGTGGCCGTGACAGTGGCCGCGGACGCGACGGCGACCGTGATGGCGGCCGTGGCCGTTCGGGCAAGACCGACTCCGGCGAATCCAACGGCGAGGGCGGACGCAACCGTACGCGCCGTCGTCGTACTTCCGAAGGCGAAGCAGCACCGGCTGCCGTTGCGTCGGAAACGGGCACGGCAACGGACAACTCCGAGAAGCCTGCACGCACACGCCGCACCCGGACCCGTCGCCGCAACGGCGAAGTGGTCTCCAGTGAGACCGCAGCTGCCCAGTCCGGCAGCACCGAGGCCTAA
- a CDS encoding DNA-methyltransferase, translating into MTETVWAPDGGNLVVHADNAEFLPTLPDGAFTLIYVDPPFNTGRVQRRQETRMVRNSDGDGDRVGFKGRSYDTIKGALHSYDDAFSDYWSFLEPKLVEAWRLLADDGTLYLHLDYREVHYAKVMLDAIFGRECFLNEIIWAYDYGARAKNRWPTKHDNILVYVKNPTKYHFDNAEVDREPYMAPGLVTPAKRELGKLPTDVWWHTIVSPTGREKTGYPTQKPEGLVRRIVSASSREGDWCLDFFAGSGTLGAVAAKLGRNFVCVDQNEQAIEVMRKRLGSKAVFHQAQATAP; encoded by the coding sequence ATGACTGAAACTGTTTGGGCGCCGGACGGCGGCAACCTGGTGGTGCACGCGGATAACGCGGAGTTCCTTCCAACGCTGCCGGACGGCGCCTTCACACTCATTTACGTGGACCCTCCGTTCAACACGGGTCGGGTCCAACGACGCCAGGAAACCCGGATGGTCCGCAACTCGGACGGCGACGGCGACCGCGTGGGCTTCAAGGGCCGCTCCTACGACACCATCAAGGGCGCCCTGCACAGCTACGACGACGCCTTCAGCGACTACTGGTCCTTCCTGGAGCCCAAGCTTGTGGAAGCCTGGCGCCTGCTGGCAGACGACGGCACCCTGTACCTGCACCTGGACTACCGCGAGGTCCACTACGCCAAGGTGATGCTCGACGCCATCTTCGGCCGGGAGTGCTTCCTGAACGAAATCATCTGGGCCTACGATTACGGCGCCCGGGCCAAAAACCGCTGGCCCACCAAGCACGACAACATCCTGGTGTACGTGAAGAACCCCACCAAATACCACTTCGACAACGCTGAAGTGGACCGTGAGCCCTACATGGCCCCGGGCCTGGTGACCCCCGCCAAACGCGAACTGGGGAAGTTGCCCACGGACGTCTGGTGGCACACCATCGTTTCGCCGACCGGCCGGGAAAAGACCGGCTACCCCACGCAGAAACCCGAAGGCCTGGTCCGCCGGATTGTCTCCGCATCAAGCCGCGAGGGCGACTGGTGCCTGGACTTCTTTGCCGGATCCGGGACCCTCGGGGCTGTCGCGGCGAAACTGGGGCGAAACTTCGTGTGCGTCGACCAGAACGAACAGGCCATTGAGGTCATGCGGAAACGCCTGGGCAGCAAGGCCGTGTTCCACCAGGCCCAAGCCACCGCCCCCTAG
- a CDS encoding MarC family protein, with amino-acid sequence MDLQLLASVIVTLFVIMDPPGTVPIFMSLTAQMSPKDRNRSAFQALLVATGVIVVFAIFGQSILNYMHISLAALQGAGGLLLVLIALQLLTGSTSGEENAAKYKNVAFVPLGTPLMAGPGAIVAVMVFVQQSEDLSGYLAVGLGIAVVLASLYLAMRFAGVVQRVLGENGVELVTRIAGLLLSAIAVQMIADSVTAFVKGVA; translated from the coding sequence ATGGACCTGCAGTTGCTGGCCTCGGTGATCGTTACCCTGTTCGTCATCATGGACCCGCCGGGTACGGTGCCGATCTTCATGTCACTGACGGCCCAGATGTCACCCAAGGACCGGAACCGCTCGGCTTTCCAGGCTCTCTTGGTGGCGACGGGCGTCATTGTGGTTTTCGCGATCTTCGGCCAGTCGATCCTGAACTACATGCACATTTCGCTGGCCGCCCTGCAGGGTGCCGGTGGCCTGCTGCTGGTACTCATTGCCCTCCAGCTGTTGACTGGGTCCACCAGTGGCGAGGAAAACGCCGCCAAGTACAAGAACGTGGCGTTCGTTCCCCTCGGTACCCCGCTGATGGCCGGGCCGGGAGCCATTGTGGCGGTCATGGTGTTTGTCCAGCAGTCCGAGGACCTGTCCGGCTACCTTGCCGTAGGCCTGGGCATCGCTGTGGTGCTCGCCTCGCTGTACCTGGCCATGCGGTTCGCGGGCGTGGTCCAGCGGGTGCTCGGGGAGAACGGAGTGGAGCTGGTTACCCGGATTGCGGGCCTCCTGCTCTCTGCCATCGCCGTGCAGATGATCGCTGACTCGGTGACGGCCTTCGTGAAGGGTGTCGCCTGA
- a CDS encoding PHP domain-containing protein, producing MRIDLHAHSNVSDGTETPAGVIISAVSAGLDAVALTDHDSTDGWEQAAAAALEHGIEFVPGMEISCRTEQGISVHLLSYLHDPAHPGLLEEITKSKDARLTRAEHMVTLLSEDYPLTWDDVIHHVAPGATVGRPHIADALVAAGVVADRTEAFTSILTSHSRYFVQHYAPNPAVAVELVRAAGGVPVFAHPVASSRGRIVGEGTYREMIDAGLLGLEVDHRDNPEDGRRFLRDLAAAHGLLMTGSSDYHGAGKPNLLGENTTPADVLARIEELATGTTVVR from the coding sequence GTGAGGATAGACCTGCATGCGCACTCCAATGTTTCCGACGGAACCGAGACACCGGCCGGGGTGATCATTTCCGCCGTATCTGCTGGCCTGGACGCCGTGGCGTTGACGGACCACGACTCCACGGATGGCTGGGAGCAGGCGGCAGCAGCCGCACTGGAACACGGTATTGAGTTTGTGCCTGGCATGGAGATCTCCTGCCGGACGGAGCAGGGCATCAGCGTCCACTTGCTCAGCTACCTTCACGACCCGGCCCACCCGGGCCTCCTGGAGGAAATCACCAAGTCCAAGGACGCGCGCCTCACCCGCGCCGAGCATATGGTCACTCTGCTGTCCGAGGACTACCCGTTGACCTGGGACGATGTCATCCACCACGTGGCACCCGGTGCAACAGTGGGCCGCCCGCACATCGCCGATGCGTTGGTGGCCGCTGGGGTGGTTGCGGACCGCACGGAAGCCTTCACGTCCATCCTTACTTCCCATTCGCGCTACTTTGTCCAGCACTATGCGCCAAACCCGGCTGTCGCCGTCGAGCTGGTGCGCGCAGCAGGGGGCGTTCCGGTGTTCGCCCATCCGGTGGCTTCGTCCCGGGGGCGGATCGTGGGGGAGGGCACCTACCGTGAAATGATCGACGCCGGCCTGCTCGGGCTTGAGGTGGACCACCGGGACAACCCGGAGGACGGCAGGCGGTTCCTGCGCGACTTGGCTGCCGCGCACGGGCTGTTGATGACGGGATCCTCCGATTATCATGGCGCCGGCAAACCGAACCTCCTCGGCGAAAACACGACGCCGGCTGACGTTCTTGCCCGTATTGAGGAGTTGGCTACGGGAACCACGGTAGTCCGCTGA
- a CDS encoding aminopeptidase P family protein has protein sequence MNDAENTQNMDSANSQPLQERVNNRSQRPTSDAFKAFMASNWAAAPQVTPGRDAVADHAARRRRAISELFKGERLVIPAGPLKVRSNDCDYRFRPHSGFAHLTGLGLDHEPDAVLILEPVAEGKGDDDGHHAATLYFRPLAGRDTEQFYADSRSGEFWIGARPTLAEFEARLGLPTAHIAELEMAITKNVGAPEIGGISIRLVRKVDENIDALVDTARYNTAKDPETLDLGELDALDEKLSEALSELRLLKDEWEIEQMKIAVAATVEGFADVVRALPRALTHARGERVVEGAFFARAREEGNELGYDTIAASGNNATVLHWTRNTGKVNAGELLLLDAGVEADSLYTADVTRTLPATGTFTDVQRKVYEAVLDAADAGFAAAQPGVKFRDIHTAATTVLAERLAEWGLLPVSVEEAISPEGQQHRRWMPHGTSHHLGLDVHDCAQAKRELYLDGILTEGMVFTIEPGLYFKDEDLAIPAEYRGIGVRIEDDILMTADGPVNLSAALPRKADDVESWMAGIYQEAQG, from the coding sequence GTGAACGATGCCGAAAACACCCAAAACATGGACTCCGCAAATTCCCAGCCGCTGCAGGAGCGCGTTAACAACCGCTCACAGAGGCCAACATCCGATGCTTTCAAAGCATTCATGGCCAGCAATTGGGCTGCCGCGCCGCAGGTGACCCCTGGGCGCGACGCCGTTGCAGACCACGCTGCGCGCCGCCGTCGTGCTATCTCCGAACTGTTCAAAGGCGAACGTCTTGTCATCCCGGCCGGTCCACTGAAGGTCCGTTCCAACGACTGCGACTACCGCTTCCGCCCCCACTCCGGTTTCGCGCACCTCACGGGTTTGGGCCTGGACCACGAGCCCGACGCCGTCCTCATCCTTGAGCCGGTGGCTGAAGGCAAGGGCGACGACGACGGTCACCACGCCGCGACGCTCTACTTCCGTCCCTTGGCCGGCCGCGATACCGAACAGTTCTACGCCGACTCACGCTCCGGTGAGTTCTGGATCGGCGCACGTCCGACGTTGGCGGAATTCGAGGCCCGCCTGGGACTGCCCACCGCCCACATCGCCGAACTCGAAATGGCAATCACCAAGAACGTGGGTGCCCCGGAAATCGGTGGTATCTCCATTCGCCTGGTCCGCAAGGTGGACGAGAACATTGACGCCTTGGTGGACACCGCCCGCTACAACACCGCCAAAGACCCCGAAACCCTTGACCTCGGTGAACTCGACGCCCTGGACGAGAAGCTCAGCGAAGCACTCTCCGAATTGCGCCTCCTCAAGGACGAGTGGGAAATCGAGCAGATGAAGATCGCCGTGGCGGCCACCGTGGAGGGTTTCGCCGACGTCGTTCGTGCCCTTCCGCGGGCCCTGACCCACGCACGTGGCGAACGTGTCGTAGAGGGCGCCTTCTTCGCCCGCGCCCGCGAGGAAGGCAACGAGCTCGGTTACGACACCATCGCTGCCTCGGGAAACAACGCCACCGTTCTGCACTGGACCCGGAACACGGGCAAGGTCAACGCAGGCGAACTCCTCCTCCTCGATGCAGGCGTGGAGGCTGATTCCCTCTACACTGCCGATGTCACCCGTACCCTCCCCGCCACCGGCACCTTCACTGATGTCCAGCGCAAGGTCTACGAGGCCGTCCTGGACGCAGCCGATGCCGGTTTCGCAGCCGCGCAGCCGGGCGTGAAGTTCCGCGACATCCACACCGCCGCAACCACCGTCCTGGCCGAACGCCTCGCCGAGTGGGGCCTGCTCCCCGTCTCCGTCGAGGAAGCCATCAGCCCCGAAGGCCAGCAGCACCGTCGCTGGATGCCGCACGGCACCAGCCACCACCTCGGCCTGGACGTCCACGACTGCGCACAGGCCAAGCGTGAACTCTACCTGGACGGGATCCTCACCGAGGGCATGGTCTTCACCATCGAACCAGGCTTGTATTTCAAGGACGAGGACCTCGCGATCCCTGCCGAATACCGCGGAATCGGTGTCCGGATCGAGGACGACATCCTGATGACTGCCGATGGCCCGGTCAACCTCAGCGCCGCCCTGCCCCGCAAGGCAGACGACGTCGAATCCTGGATGGCCGGTATCTACCAAGAGGCGCAGGGCTAA